The Bos indicus isolate NIAB-ARS_2022 breed Sahiwal x Tharparkar chromosome X, NIAB-ARS_B.indTharparkar_mat_pri_1.0, whole genome shotgun sequence genome has a window encoding:
- the ZNF449 gene encoding zinc finger protein 449 isoform X2, translating to MAVALGCAIQASLNQGSVFQEYDTDCEVFRQRFRQFQYKEAAGPHEAFNKLWELCCQWLKPKMRSKEQILELLVLEQFLTILPTEIETWVREHCPENRERVVSLIEDLQRELEIPEQQLDRQEMLLEELAPVGMAHIPPNIHLESPPLQVMGPAPEVPVAEAWIPQAGPQELSFSAAGEGQPFLDPEHRT from the exons ATGGCTGTGGCCCTGGGTTGTGCAATCCAGGCCTCCTTGAATCAGGGCTCGGTGTTTCAAGAGTATGATACTGACTGTGAGGTCTTCCGCCAGCGCTTCCGGCAGTTCCAGTACAAAGAAGCAGCTGGGCCTCATGAAGCTTtcaacaaactctgggagctCTGCTGTCAATGGCTGAAGCCAAAGATGCGTTCTAAGGAGCAAATCTTGGAGCTGCTGGTATTGGAGCAATTCCTAACGATTCTCCCCACAGAGATAGAGACTTGGGTGAGGGAACATTGCCCAGAGAACAGAGAAAGAGTTGTGTCACTGATAGAAGACTTACAGAGAGAACTTGAGATACCAGAGCAGCAG CTCGATAGGCAAGAAATGCTCTTGGAAGAACTGGCACCAGTGGGAATGGCACACATACCACCAAACATCCACCTGGAGTCACCCCCACTCCAAGTAATGGGACCTGCCCCAGAAGTCCCAGTGGCAGAGGCATGGATCCCACAAGCCGGGCCACAGGAGCTGAGCTTCAGTGCTGCTGGGGAAGGCCAGCCCTTTCTCGACCCTG AGCACAGGACCTAG
- the ZNF449 gene encoding zinc finger protein 449 isoform X1, which yields MAVALGCAIQASLNQGSVFQEYDTDCEVFRQRFRQFQYKEAAGPHEAFNKLWELCCQWLKPKMRSKEQILELLVLEQFLTILPTEIETWVREHCPENRERVVSLIEDLQRELEIPEQQLDRQEMLLEELAPVGMAHIPPNIHLESPPLQVMGPAPEVPVAEAWIPQAGPQELSFSAAGEGQPFLDPGYPIPKLDVSFPLEHREEAWVKELQDSKEIKQLLDSKLGFEIGIENEEDTSEKQKKLENMYPFIVTLEGNALHGPILQKDYVQLENQWETPPEDLQGDLTKLVEHQNPSAGEKPESSNLEEPLNPRPHKKKSPGDKPHRCSQCGKCFARKSQLTGHQRIHSGEEPHKCPECGKRFLRSSDLYRHQRLHTGERPYECTVCKKRFTRRSHLIGHQRTHSEEETYKCLECGKSFCHGSSLKRHLKTHSGEKPHRCHNCGKSFSRLTALTLHQRTHTEERPFKCNYCGKSFRQRPSLVIHLRIHTGEKPYKCSHCSKSFRQRAGLIMHQVTHFRGLL from the exons ATGGCTGTGGCCCTGGGTTGTGCAATCCAGGCCTCCTTGAATCAGGGCTCGGTGTTTCAAGAGTATGATACTGACTGTGAGGTCTTCCGCCAGCGCTTCCGGCAGTTCCAGTACAAAGAAGCAGCTGGGCCTCATGAAGCTTtcaacaaactctgggagctCTGCTGTCAATGGCTGAAGCCAAAGATGCGTTCTAAGGAGCAAATCTTGGAGCTGCTGGTATTGGAGCAATTCCTAACGATTCTCCCCACAGAGATAGAGACTTGGGTGAGGGAACATTGCCCAGAGAACAGAGAAAGAGTTGTGTCACTGATAGAAGACTTACAGAGAGAACTTGAGATACCAGAGCAGCAG CTCGATAGGCAAGAAATGCTCTTGGAAGAACTGGCACCAGTGGGAATGGCACACATACCACCAAACATCCACCTGGAGTCACCCCCACTCCAAGTAATGGGACCTGCCCCAGAAGTCCCAGTGGCAGAGGCATGGATCCCACAAGCCGGGCCACAGGAGCTGAGCTTCAGTGCTGCTGGGGAAGGCCAGCCCTTTCTCGACCCTG GATACCCAATACCAAAACTTGACGTGAGCTTTCCATTGGAGCATAGAGAAGAGGCATGGGTGAAGGAACTGCAAGATTCCAAAGAAATTAAGCAATTACTTGATTCCAAGTTAG GTTTTGAGATTGgaatagaaaatgaagaagatacttcagaaaaacagaaaaaactggAGAATATGTATCCATTTATTGTTACTTTAGAGGGGAATGCTCTTCATGGCCCCATTTTGCAAAAAGACTATGTACAGCTAGAAAATCAATGGGAAACCCCTCCAGAGGATTTACAGGGAGATTTAACAAAACTTGTAGAGCATCAGAACCCCTCAGCAGGAGAGAAACCTGAGAGCTCCAACTTGGAAGAACCTCTCAACCCAAGACCCCATAAGAAGAAGAGTCCGGGTGACAAACCTCACCGATGTTCTCAGTGTGGGAAATGTTTTGCTCGAAAGTCACAACTTACAGGGCACCAGAGAATTCATTCAGGAGAGGAACCTCATAAGTGCCCTGAATGTGGAAAGAGATTCCTCCGTAGTTCAGACCTTTACAGACACCAACGACTTCACACAGGGGAGAGACCCTATGAATGCACTGTGTGTAAAAAGCGATTCACTCGGCGGTCACACCTTATAGGGCACCAGAGAACCCATTCCGAAGAAGAAACATATAAATGTCTTGAGTGTGGGAAAAGCTTTTGTCATGGATCAAGTCTTAAAAGACATCTGAAAACTCATTCGGGTGAGAAACCTCATAGATGTCATAATTGTGGGAAGAGTTTTAGTAGGCTGACAGCTCTTACTTTGCACCAGAGAACACACACTGAAGAGAGAccttttaaatgtaattattgtGGGAAAAGCTTTAGACAGAGACCAAGCCTTGTTATTCATTTAAGAATTCATACAGGGGAGAAGCCATACAAGTGTAGTCATTGTTCTAAAAGCTTCAGACAGAGAGCAGGCCTTATTATGCACCAAGTCACTCACTTTAGAGGACTTCTTTAA